Sequence from the Sulfuracidifex tepidarius genome:
ACCGAGGAAAGAAGGGGATAAGGTAGTTCCAGTAAGGGTTAAGATAAACTACGTCCCCACTAAAAAGGATCCGGAGAAGCTGAAGAAGGTAATAGAGAGAATGCAGAAATACGCGACTGGAGAAGTGCCGAAGAATGAAGACATAGAGAGTATAGTAAATCCAATTATGAAATACATAGAGAAACCTCAAGTACTGGAACAGCTTGTCCTCTACCACATCTTCAGAAATGGGAAGAAGATGTATTTAGTAGACTTACTAAAGGAATTAGGCCTGGATAGGGATAAGGTAAATGACGTTGTAAATAAGCTGGAGAAGTTAGGTTATATAGATGTTGAAAAGGAAGGGAATAAGAAGATCCTTTACTACGGTAAAGGGTTATTCGGAAATGTGAAGGCGGCCGCTCCTTCGCAAGTTTCCTTATGTAGAAATGAAATGTAAGCCCTCTTTGTCGCACTATTTTTCATTAATTTAATTATCCCATTCTCTAGATCTACTTGTTCTACAGAAAGAGAATAGACTTCCCCTACTCTTAATCCAGTCTCTGCAAGGATAAGAAAGAATGTCTTTGCACCTAAATGACCTATCAACTGAAATATATTCTTTAATATCTCTAAGGAAAGAGGAGGAGGGGAGTATTTGTAATCCACCTTTGGCACTCTGAATGAATTATAAAGTATCTGTCCCAAAATGGGATTTCTACTTGCTACTACTTCTTTGATAAAGAGTTTAAGCGTGTTAGCCCTATGCCTCGCTACGTTGGGTCCTTCTTCTGTCATTAATTCTAATATGTATTCTTTCAAGGACTCAGGCGAGAGTGAAAAGCCTAAATCCCTCATGGCGTATTTTATATGTCTAAGTCTTTCGTCTCTAGTTGCTT
This genomic interval carries:
- a CDS encoding site-specific integrase — its product is MALIDIDKLTNEQKIRLFTYATEEKGITYEQLGISKASGWRYKKGLREIPKEVIEKVLQFLAPDEIARIIYGKKIEKADINDLLKVINTAVEDPQFRSLLFMMLNRFLGEYVRQNTNSYVVTEEDLKLFEKILEQKSKATRDERLRHIKYAMRDLGFSLSPESLKEYILELMTEEGPNVARHRANTLKLFIKEVVASRNPILGQILYNSFRVPKVDYKYSPPPLSLEILKNIFQLIGHLGAKTFFLILAETGLRVGEVYSLSVEQVDLENGIIKLMKNSATKRAYISFLHKETCEGAAAFTFPNNPLP